The window GCAGAGAAACTCACATTATTTGTTCAAGCCTTTTACATTTgtatgctaaaaaaaaatacagtaatCTTGTACTATacacttttgtttttaccaGTATAAGAAAAACCAGGATGAAGAAGTTGTTTCCTTATTTCCAAGCACGTTTCATATAATCTGCTTTAGTGGTTCATTTAGgtatattttaaaatatcacTGCTCACTTTAGTGTTTGTTCTGGCTCAATGGGCCCAAAAGGACTGAAGAATGTCTTCTAATTGACCATAAATATGTTCAGCCTACCAGTTCTTGCTGAACTCCGGCTGCAGGTCCTCTTCTCTGGGTCGGAAGAACTGGATGAGGTCTGCAGACTGACAGACCTGCGGGTCGCACGTCAGAAGTTTATTGCAATATTTCTGCAAGAACCTGAGCCGCTGCAGAGACTGGGTTGGCCCTTTCTTCTGGCTGCCGGCCGTCACCCTTTTGTCTGAAACACAGGGGACGCGTCAGAAGTCACGACCTTAACGCGCGTGCGCTGCGGCTGTAATGGACCAACACGCACCTCGAAACTTGGGAAGGATTCTGTCGGAGTGCTTCGTGTTGTGGGCCATTGGGAACGCTTTCTTCAGTTGTTTCTGTGAGAAAGGAAACGCAACAGAACTGTTATTAATAACCAACGAccacacatgcacgcgcgcgCCACACACGGACGAGATGTACAGCATTTGACACGTACGTGCATGGTCTTGAAATCCGGGTACGTCCTGTACACCACAATCTCAGTCTGGTCCGACCAGAGCACGGAGGTCATGTACATCTGGAAAGAGAAACGCACTAAATGAAGCACGCGAGAAGCGCAGATTGGGAATGTGGATCAAAGACATGACGCTCACTTTGCACTTCTCCTTGTGCAGCACTCCGATCAAACTGACGCTGAAGGGGTACGACGGCGCCTCCATGACGAGCCGGCGGAGACCGTGCGTGTTGAGGCAGGGGATGCGCGCTGCGacgggaaggaaggaggaaaggaaggaaggaaggaaggaaggaagccaagCGGCGTCTTTCTGTGGTGGACTGAAGCAGAGCTGCGCTGCAGGTGTGTTTAtatctcctcctccagcgcGTCATACACGCACGTCCTCGTCACTGGGACgagacacgcacagacacacacacatacacacgcacaaacacacgcacacacacacacacacacacagacacacacacagacacacacacacacacacagacacacgcacagacacacgcacacacacacacacacagacacacgcacagacacacacacacacacacacacacacacacacagacacagacacacacacacacacacacacacacacacacacacacacacacacacacacacacacacacacacaggtggagcaGGTTTGGTGTGACATCCCTGGGGCTCATGGTGTTCCACTCCCATGTATTCGATCCCttcacacatttgcacacacacacctcatgctTGTGCACAAATTCCatcatacgcacacacacacacacacacacacacacacacacacacacacacacacactgatttgcAGTTGTGTTTACAGGAAAGTCCAATGTCTCTCAATGACGGCTGTGTCACAAACAGGTTATGTCTTTATATTCTATTTTAGGATTTATGGTCAGATTCTTTGGGAATGATGTGCAGTCATTAACACGGGTTCTCCATTGTTATGACATTATGATGTGGAGGCGTGAGAAGGTATTTGAGCACAATAGTTCGGTCTCAATCAATTACCAAGTAGAGCTTATTCAAATTATTTATCCTTTTAAGGTCTTATTTCCTCATTAAATTCAGGccaatcacatttattttactttattggTGCTTTGTtctgtgtaaaatatatatctctctgtttatgtttattttctgtcatgGTAGAAGGATAAGTCAGTTAAAAAAGTGCTTTATATGACACACTTTGAGAAGGGCAATAAAGAAAAGTAGAATCAAATGAtgtagacaaaagaaaaagtggtaaatgaataaatataaagaaaaggaATAACATGAGTGTTCATGGTGTCGCCTGTAACAGCTGCTGCCGTATGATGGAGGGCATATTtcttccttttaaaaatgtaatactaTTCTTGTTTATCCCTTTATCTGAACTGCACTCATTTAaccgcacactcacacacacacacacacacacacacacacacacacacacacacacacacacacacacacacacacacgttgtctctCATTTCAAGTCTATGATGGTGATTATCAAGCCAGCATTGATAAAGCCAGATATTTTGTCCATTTCTTTACTTGTGGGAGAACATGTTCTCCCTGTTTCCTGCAGCACGTACACCTGACATGAGTCTTCTACggaattttaattttaatgtttgtCCCGAAACCACTTAAGTCTTAAGTGGTTTTAATCATCAGCCTGATGGTAACCAGGAACTCCCAACACTAACAATACTCTTCCCCTAAACCAAACCATGTTATATTAGAAGTATTTTGGAACAACGCTGCACATTAAACCGTTTTGACCTCCTGATAATAAATGAATGGAGGTGACTGATTTATGGGTAATATACTTCAGAGATCTGCCTCTACTGACATTTATACCGGCCATGAGTTGCCCGCGTAACTTTCACACCACTTGTTGGTTTACTTATTTGCACCGACAGTCAGTCAAAGCTCGCCACGCATCATGTGACCTCAACTGCTGCAGAAGGCTGAGATGTTTAGAAGGTTCAGAGGAGGCTTGAACCTGTTTGTGGTCCACTACTGACCTCTAGGGATGACCTCTGTGGTCTGAGCTAAGACTGCGGCACACACGTTTCAGTTTCAGCCAGGAACCTTGGcggccatctctctctccctaatGTTTCCTGCACTGTCAaattcattataataataaatgaatacaataaaatgacatACGACGAGGTATGAAATAATTCACTCTTTATTTCTCCTCACAATGAGGCTGATTTATCATACATCATCTTCTTTAAATCAAGTGTATTCAGTCAACACCTGTATAATAACTCACAAATAAACTTCTGTTTCTTACATTGCACATTTTCATTCTGTTATatgattgattaaaaaaaaaaaaagcaatttttttttcaatcggATTGCAACACTTTCAATCCACAtacttaaaaaatgaaaaataaaggaTTATTCCCACAGCCCATCAAATCCCCTCGTCATGCAGAGGCAGGCGGAGGACGTGCTCCAACACCTTCCACATGATTACAACTTCTCAAACGCGGAAATATACTTTCAGGATTtgtcttgaaaaaaaagaagatttacggacattttacattttaaggcAGCAGGTTTTTTCCCCCTTAAGTATCAAAGGAGATTATAATCTTCCTACTTTAGACTTTTTCCTCCACGAGTCACAAAAAGTGCTTTTTGACATAATATTGTTCACTGAAAACAGAACGGTGACATATTGTAGACGAGCATGTTGCGTCAACTGTCTCCTCAATCAGCCACGTTTAACCGCTTCTGAAGAtagaaaaacaatattaaaaggACGAATGTGAAACTAAAGAAAACTGATATATTACCCAGACTGTATTTAAAATTAACATTCAAATCACGGCATTGTTTTGTTGTCCCAGCGTAACATTTCCAGACAGTCCAACTCCACATGTGGCCCATAAACACCTATTAAAGACACAATttgactgacttttttttaaactaatggAGTTGGAATGTACCGTCACATGTCTGAGCTTCAAATGCTGGTAACTGTTATTAAATCTATTTTATCTTGTTTTTCTCATGCAGTTTTACTCGGACGTTTAcgatcaaaataaataaaaagatacacCTGGAAACAAAAACCAGTCATGCGCTTTTAGAAAGCCGACCCATTTGTGACCTTTGGCTTGCATAGAGAAACTTTGACATGAAGCCATTTGAAGACTTCGTGTTGCTTTGAAAAAGCAGCAGCTTGGAAACGATTGGTTGTTGGTTACTCGCCACCCGTTGGAGGTTAACGTCGCTGTAATCCTAACTCGGCCAACGCTCACATTCGGCTGTTGGTTTCTACACGTATTGCCCATAAACGCCATCCCTGAACACCCGATCCACAGCTTACGGTCTTAAAGACCTTGCATATGAGTAGACCACTGCTCATCATTGCTACTGTCTGCAACCTTTTGGCACAAAAAACCCCACAACCATCAGACTCTGCATTAAACACTACGGGGGTGTCAAAGTGATGTTAGATGATTTAAATTAAGCTTtagtgaacaaacacacaccctttATACTCGTTTCTTTTGCAACTCTTCGCTGAAAGGCAACGGTGCTTCTCCACTGAAGGAAAACAGGAACATATTTCGATGTCCGACAACGGGAAGACAGATCAGGTGGCACGAATTAAAAACAGAccaaaatacaattaaaaatgaaatctgAGGTAAACATGAGGCTCTGCAGTGAGTGCAAGAACCGGCGTCCTCTGCTGATCTTTCACTTCCTTTAAGCTCGTCCTCTGTGCCTTCGTTCCCTCAGTCCACCACAGGAGAGTCTGACCACGTTATGTCCCTGCAGGAAGGGAACCGGGTCGGCTCCGATCTCGGCACTAAAGGACTCTCCGCTGTTCCCGTCCCCTTGAACCACAGAGCCGTATGAACCGTCCCCTCCTCGACTCGGTACTCGTGTGTCCGTTTGTCACCGAAACTCATAAATAGGCATACTGTGCTCTCGAACGTGGTTTAGGTTTAAAGACTGGTACCTACAGAGGCAAGTAGAAAAGAGGGTTGAGAGTCATATCGGCAAGAGAAACGTGAATTAATGTGGCAAAAGAGATTGCCTCTGTTTGTCGTTACCATTCTGAGCTCCGATGGTAATAATAACCCTCAATAGTGGCGGTGGACTTCTGGAAACAGATGTAATAGAAGCCAGCGAAGGAGGCACCGCTAATGTCTTTGATTGTGTGGTCTGGGACTAAAAACTGCTCCTGAgggtgcagaagaagaaaatcaaaaagGTAAAAGGTCAGAGAGCTGTaagacaaaacaagaacaaagcgAGATATTTTGTAAGATGAAGTACTAACCTTCCACCTCATGAAGACATAATCACTGTTGTCCAGCATTTCGTAGTCAAAGTCGTCCGAGTTGAAGCTTTTGGCATATTTGTAAAAAGGCTGGAACTTTCCCTGGTAAGAGTTCATAAAATACTGATCAGAGAATAGAAACTACGGCGATGATGACGACAAGACAACGCTTTCACAAAGTGCTGCTTCTGCCTGGCTCCATCTCTTGTTAGTCGAGAGACAGCCAAAGAAaattgaaaagacaaaacatacatttttgcAATTTATGTTCTTTTCTGGAAGACATAAGAATACAAAGCGTCAGTGAACTTGGTAGACGAAGAGCTGTAGACTCAATTGGTTAGTAATCAACCTAAATAAAAGTCAAACCGGACATACCCAGTGCTTTCTGTCCACGTCCTCATCTGCGTCCCACTTCCTGGTTAAAAAAGGCCTTTTTCGACTGATAATTTCACCAGCGAAGAATGTTGTGAGAGTGGGATACTCCTATCACACAGGGACAGGAAAGAGAAGACACTTTTATTACAGTGGTTCAGCATTGCTTCAAAAGTGTATGCCTGCaaactatatttgttttaaacatgcattaTTCAACATCACTGTGCAACATGAAGATCATTTAAATTCCCTGAATTAAGAAATTACAGTAAGTGATGCACCAATTATGATTTAGTAGCGGTTATCCCACGTTTTGAATAACTAGATTTTAAGATAAACTTATACAGCTTCCACTAGCTGTCCAACAAGTCACATATTGGGGACAATCTTCATCATTATGCATGCTGACTTAATTTGATCACAAACAACCTGCCAGTTTAAATATGACTTCTTGCCACTTGtttacaagtaaaaaaaaactcactgcTGGAACCTGCTGACCTTTTGGCCTCCATGCATTGTGACGTAATGTGGTGTACAGACACACTTAAACTAAGAACTAGTGCAGACCTGAAACAAGAGGTTACATCTAGTCGGGTCATAATGGTCTACCTACTTTATTATCAACAAGCAGAAACCAGTTCCCACTTGAATGTAAAAGCAGGATAAAGGTCCGTCTTACTCACCTCAGTCAAACCTTTGATCTTCAGGTAGCCACACAAATACGAGTCCGCCACAGTCACATGCTGCGAACACATTGAGGGGAAACATCAGGTGCCTCTAGCGGCCTGCGGCCACCATAGCTCTTCTTTCTAATGGTTTACAGTGCAGGGGGGTCGACCCGAGACAACCCGGACAGAGGGTTTGCAGTCACACCTCACACGTCCGGCCAGTAGCTGCTGACACGGCTGTCAAAGGCGATTCTGGTGGATTAATGCCACTCATCTGGGCTGCTGGTTGCACAagatgctaacgttagcttgcgGGTGCTATGTGTAACGTTGCTGCAGAATAGCTGACTATAACGTTAATGGATGAAACGATGCGCACCTTCTAAAAGTCACAGTAGAAACAGTCAATTAGAAAACATTGGGTCTGCGTACTGACTGGCGACCGTGAGAAAGAGCTTCACGAGCTAACGTCGGCTAAGTTAGCAACTAGTGCTACAACGAAGCTGACTTCACAACGCATTAACAAACTGACGTTAACGGACCAAACGG of the Cyclopterus lumpus isolate fCycLum1 chromosome 8, fCycLum1.pri, whole genome shotgun sequence genome contains:
- the gid4 gene encoding glucose-induced degradation protein 4 homolog, producing the protein MTVADDDTLALIMPVRAECLSTTGSACAASASLVPPAPINTLQPGVATSLLYSGSQFRGYQKSKGNSYDVEVVLQHVTVADSYLCGYLKIKGLTEEYPTLTTFFAGEIISRKRPFLTRKWDADEDVDRKHWGKFQPFYKYAKSFNSDDFDYEMLDNSDYVFMRWKEQFLVPDHTIKDISGASFAGFYYICFQKSTATIEGYYYHRSSEWYQSLNLNHVREHSMPIYEFR